aacATACTGCATTGTTTACCTAGGTCTCTTGGTATTGGAAGTATTTATCAGAACTAGATCAAGTCTGGATGTCCAAATGTTTAAAACTCGGATGGTATCTGACATTTAGTCCTAGTCCATATGAAACAGCAATATGGAAAAGACTGTACTTGGAAAATGTCCGGGAAATCAACTTACTAGGTCCAAAGGTAAACCTATCTACTATCACGTTTATAatctgtgtctttgtgtgtcatgattcaatcctaggttcttgcattagtgttatcttatcagtgaataTCCACTATCATGTTAATAATCTGTGTCTTTGTATgtcttaaaggcccatgattcagtcctaggttcttgcattagtgttatcttatcagtgaataTCCACTATCATGGTAATAATTTATGTCTTTGTGTCTTAAAGGCCCGTGATTCAGTCctaggttcttgcattagtgttatcttatcagtgaataTCTACTACTAGCATGTTAAtaatctgtgtctgtgtgtgttttaatggCCCATGATTCAGTCCTAGGTTCTTGCATTAATGACATCTTATCAGTTTAGCTAGATACGACCATtgtttttgttctggaccatcTCTTGCTAtaactctgccaaacaactATTTTCTCATTAAcatgaccatatggatgaggattcggtatttattttggatttttaatttataaaacaattttatgatgacatcctacttgagaaatcaatgtgaaatatatatgccaagtctgtctttgtaactcaatacatttgCAAAAGACTGCTAAATgtgtgaatgtttgttattgtacgtacaataacaaatttgtttACCACACATTCTTTAGCTTTTATAATTTGTTAAGTTACAAAGACAgacttggtctgtgttgtttcatattaatttttcaagtaggaagccatgataaaattattttataaattaaaaatccaaaataaatacctaatcctcatccatatggccacttttataATATGTTAATTCAAATCTGACTTGGGCCTTAAAAGATATGTTTTTATCAAGTTATTTATCCAGTGAGGGTAAGGAGTGCATACAAACCTTtatcacacactcatacacacagaAAAACatagtcacatacatacatacatacatacatacatacatacatacatacatacatacatacatacatacatacatacatacatacatacatacatacatacatacatacatacatacatacatacatacatacatacatacatacatacatacatacatacatacatacatacatacatacatacatacatacatacatacatacatacatacatacatacatacatacatacatacatacatacatacatacatacatacatacatctatacacTTGTCCAGTCACCGTCAAACACAGTCATGCAAACATAAACAAAGACACATGTATGTGACCAATGAGTTTGACACACAAGTGAAATCACAACCTCCCATTtcataaatcaaataaaaaaataacatttaagGGTTGTCCGTGATTAAGCCACTGTTCTCACTCTTACTGCTGTTGTGGTTCAAGCCTTGGTTaaggtttgattaaatttgtcaTGCTGTAACTTagtgtaagtaagaagagtgtcactCTGtgtgactctaccaaacaacacaggttttcctgTGTACTCCTGtctcctcctgcattaacattGAACCCACCAGGGTCAGCCCTCACTGGATTTTTTGGGAGACAAGTTTATAAAAACTTAACGTACTatcaataaagtttattattattactactacatgtataatattttattacagaaGAAGAAAGGAGGTGGGTCATCTGGTTCAGCAATAACAAATGGACACACTGACACAGACAGTAGAACAAAACATCACATTGACTTTGAGAAAATGTCTAGAAAACCACCCAGAAGTAAAACGAAAACTGGACCACCGCTAGAACTACCACCTTGGAAGGGATCAGATCCTGTTGTCAAGGATACAATGAGATACAATTACCTTGACAACGATGATGAAATTATTAATGCAAGGTATGTTAATTTCATCGCCGTCATGGTAAGTGAAGACAACACCATTGTCTTTACTACTCCATTATACATATATCAAGTATATATCACTTAatatgtttaaatatgtatatgtaataaactTTCAAAGGAAACTCTCTTTGAGCTTTTCTATAAGATGTATATTGCTTCAGAATTTctcataaaatttacatattttttatgcAAAGTTTTGGGAGGGGCCAAGGGAACAATTTTGCTCTGAACCCAGATAATATACATTGGAAACATCAGCAGATTTACTTATGTGCCACCCCTAACAGAGACACTTCCTTGAGTCTATTAACCCCACagtgacttggtttctgtaactctatgtaattacaccctatttATAGGATGCCAGGCTTTAATTAAAGGGTTAAAATCTCATTCTGTGTAGATGATAGTCTATATTTGTATCTTagattatttttctttttttcttgtctCCATTTCAGGAGTAAAAGAGTACAAAGGATGTATGAAATGAAGGGAGGATCGACATCAGACCTGATGGACAACACAGATAGTAGTTTAAATAgtaaaaaaatatcatcaacCATGATGAATTATAAACTGAAAAAAGCCAAATCAGCTTCAGTAAGtaatattttgattcaaatatcATCTGTTTTCAGAGTATACttaatattctattttataCCCCTGGGGGCGCTGTTTAATAGTGAATGTACTGTACCTGTCACTGGTTTACTGTACTGATGGTACTGTTTAATGGTGATACTAATACCATCATCTATTCTAGGCTGTACACCACTGGCGACACTGTTTAGTGGTGAAGCTAAAACACATTTTGCAATTTCCACTGCATGCATGAACATGGAACAGGACGAACATAACCAGaaaggcactaaattgtgatatcaAACAACTGGCTAATGTTATTTCTGTGGgcttcatacatgtacaaagtgagATTTACAGTAGatgtacactatacactatacctATTCTAGGCTTTAtaccgttgggggcgctgtttacTAGTGACACAACCTTTAATGTACATATTCTAGGGTTTATACCACTGGAGGGTGCCATTTAGCAGCGACCCTACTACAGTACCAATTCTAGTCTTTGGGGGGGATGCTTAGAAGTAACACAGCTACAGTACGCATTTTAGGTTTAAACCCTTCAGGACACTTTTATTAGTGAAACAACTCTGTACAGTATGTAATAATTTTTTATccaaatgtttgttttgttttcagaatTTGAACCAACGTAATGAGAGACCAGAGTGGGCTAAACATAAAGCTGGTGATTCCTACGTCAATGTATCAAGTACATTTGATACAAGCAGTGGCAGACCTGCCCCAGTACAGAAACCACCATCTGCTGTCAGAAGTAGTGCTGTAAGGAATGAAAgagatgtacattgtaagtttTCTACTCATTACTTAGTTTAGCTGCTGACCCCTTAGGCTATTCTGCTTACTTACTTACCAAAGGTCACCACTGAGGGTGCTAGCCGAGTCAGAGGTGCTCCTCACCTTTCCGCTTCATTCAGCTATCCCCAAAGCTCAGACCTaaggtcttactacaagactaaTACATAGTCGGCCAGAATGAGGATTGTAATAAGTTGATACACTATTATAGACTATTAATTGAGTTAGTTTTCTTCCGTTTATTTCAGCTTCCAAGTCATTTACAAGTCAGCCATGGCGACAACCAGACCCCTATTATTCTGATGATGACTAGATGTCAatcattctatcaccatggaaacaaccAGCCACCTATTATTCTGATGATGACTAGATGTCAatcattctatcaccatggaaacaaccAGCCACCTATTATTCTGATGATGACTAGAT
This Glandiceps talaboti chromosome 13, keGlaTala1.1, whole genome shotgun sequence DNA region includes the following protein-coding sequences:
- the LOC144444697 gene encoding F-box only protein 16-like, translating into MAWSAQQKKLDAKSKGMESVNSLKFSTWTPMNHSPTNDKVFEERRALVGKWWEKWSDSQRKRVLQDIIHKSSKNLLEFGIKVTGDVLPFQKHDFTRVLPRCLAIYILSFLDPRSLCRCSQVSWYWKYLSELDQVWMSKCLKLGWYLTFSPSPYETAIWKRLYLENVREINLLGPKKKKGGGSSGSAITNGHTDTDSRTKHHIDFEKMSRKPPRSKTKTGPPLELPPWKGSDPVVKDTMRYNYLDNDDEIINARSKRVQRMYEMKGGSTSDLMDNTDSSLNSKKISSTMMNYKLKKAKSASNLNQRNERPEWAKHKAGDSYVNVSSTFDTSSGRPAPVQKPPSAVRSSAVRNERDVHSSKSFTSQPWRQPDPYYSDDD